In Crassostrea angulata isolate pt1a10 chromosome 6, ASM2561291v2, whole genome shotgun sequence, a genomic segment contains:
- the LOC128187958 gene encoding ninjurin-1-like isoform X1 has product MTTRRRKPSPPHDQQLVSTRDISAGVDAFISYQQQKEKTASTKAKVSMKTVSQGMMDVSLLTSNASQLRTALLHPKYDFFWPLVGLILVSMGLQIVARVLMLWSDYLKDSVIDAGKKRKQLQFVALVIMSFITMANALISVFSVSGS; this is encoded by the exons ATGACGACACGTAGGAGAAAGCCCAGCCCCCCGCACGATCAACAACTGGTCTCCACCCGAGATATTTCTGCAGGGGTCGATGCCTTTATCTCTTATCAGCAG CAGAAGGAGAAAACTGCGTCCACCAAAGCTAAGGTTTCCATGAAGACCGTGTCGCAAGGCATGATGGATGTCTCTCTCCTGACGTCAAACGCTTCCCAGCTCCGGACGGCACTCCTACACCCCAAATACGACTTCTTCTGGCCCCTGGTGGGTCTTATCCTAGTCTCCATGGGTCTACAGATCGTAGCGAGGGTCCTCATGTTGTGGTCCGACTATCTGAAAGACTCCGTCATTGATGCTGGAAAGAAACGGAAGCAGCTACAATTTGTAGCGTTAGTTATCATGTCATTCATTACCATGGCCAATGCCCTCATCTCTGTGTTCAGTGTGTCTGGATCCTAG
- the LOC128187958 gene encoding ninjurin-1-like isoform X2 codes for MTTRRRKPSPPHDQQLVSTRDISAGVDAFISYQQKEKTASTKAKVSMKTVSQGMMDVSLLTSNASQLRTALLHPKYDFFWPLVGLILVSMGLQIVARVLMLWSDYLKDSVIDAGKKRKQLQFVALVIMSFITMANALISVFSVSGS; via the exons ATGACGACACGTAGGAGAAAGCCCAGCCCCCCGCACGATCAACAACTGGTCTCCACCCGAGATATTTCTGCAGGGGTCGATGCCTTTATCTCTTATCAGCAG AAGGAGAAAACTGCGTCCACCAAAGCTAAGGTTTCCATGAAGACCGTGTCGCAAGGCATGATGGATGTCTCTCTCCTGACGTCAAACGCTTCCCAGCTCCGGACGGCACTCCTACACCCCAAATACGACTTCTTCTGGCCCCTGGTGGGTCTTATCCTAGTCTCCATGGGTCTACAGATCGTAGCGAGGGTCCTCATGTTGTGGTCCGACTATCTGAAAGACTCCGTCATTGATGCTGGAAAGAAACGGAAGCAGCTACAATTTGTAGCGTTAGTTATCATGTCATTCATTACCATGGCCAATGCCCTCATCTCTGTGTTCAGTGTGTCTGGATCCTAG